A portion of the Paenibacillus hamazuiensis genome contains these proteins:
- a CDS encoding DUF58 domain-containing protein codes for MSAGQLELNPGLLLRLERMSLAAKRRIRGNMQGKRSSKQLGASLEFADYRLYSPGDDIRRFDWGAYARTGKPFIKQFMDEQELRVHLYVDCSRSMDFGGGGAGSEQARASKFLYARQLAACIGYIALSGYDRVGVRLFGERIERELPLLRGKGSMPRLLGFLAEAETVPRGDLAQAVMRPGAVPRQPGMSWVFSDFLYESGVEESLGFLHAAGQEVVVVHILSEEEMNPKLSGDLRLIDSESGAGKEVAVTGRVLRDYRAAVHQYSQGLKRFCHERNMAYMLLTTGTPVEDAVQRSLRENGLLL; via the coding sequence ATGAGTGCGGGGCAGCTCGAATTGAATCCAGGACTGCTGCTGCGGCTGGAGCGGATGTCGCTCGCCGCGAAGCGGCGCATTCGCGGCAACATGCAGGGAAAGCGCAGCTCGAAGCAGCTCGGCGCTTCGCTGGAATTTGCCGATTACCGGCTGTACTCGCCCGGGGACGATATACGCCGGTTTGACTGGGGAGCCTACGCCCGCACGGGAAAACCGTTCATCAAGCAGTTCATGGACGAGCAGGAGCTTCGCGTCCATTTGTATGTCGATTGCTCGCGGTCGATGGATTTCGGCGGCGGAGGAGCCGGGTCTGAACAGGCTCGGGCGAGCAAGTTTTTGTACGCCCGGCAACTGGCGGCATGCATCGGCTACATTGCGCTGTCCGGCTACGACCGCGTCGGCGTGCGCCTGTTCGGCGAGCGGATCGAACGGGAGCTGCCGCTGCTGCGGGGGAAAGGCTCGATGCCGCGGCTGCTTGGCTTTTTGGCGGAAGCGGAAACCGTACCGAGGGGCGACCTGGCGCAAGCGGTAATGCGGCCGGGAGCTGTGCCGAGACAGCCGGGCATGTCGTGGGTTTTTTCCGATTTTTTGTACGAATCCGGGGTGGAGGAGTCGCTTGGATTTCTCCATGCCGCCGGTCAGGAGGTTGTCGTCGTGCACATATTGTCCGAGGAGGAGATGAATCCGAAGCTCTCCGGCGATTTGCGGCTTATCGACAGCGAGTCGGGTGCGGGAAAGGAAGTGGCGGTAACCGGACGGGTACTGCGCGACTACCGTGCGGCGGTTCATCAGTACTCGCAGGGGCTCAAACGGTTTTGCCACGAACGGAACATGGCATATATGCTGCTGACGACCGGGA